The genomic stretch TTTCTTCCTTACATTTGCTAATATTTTTTAAATCCTGTTCCGGTAATTTTAATTCATTTTTTAAACTTTTAATTATTCTGTTATTTTCAGTTTCAGGGTTTACTGCATAAATGATCCACTTACCTTCTCGCCGATTGATCACCAGACCTGCTTCTTTTAAAATCCTAACACTGTGTGAAATTCTTGATTGTTCCATATTTAATATATTTACCAATTCACAGACACAACATTCACCTTGCAGTAGAAGCAAATAAATACGCAGGCGAGTTTCATCAGATAAGGCTTTGAAGATCTTTATCGCTGCTTCCATTGCTCTATTCTCCTTTATATATGATGATATTCAGGTTATTGCCCTAAAAATATTTATCCTGCAGGCTATTCATATTTTTTTTCGACAATTTAAAATTTTTATTCATTTTA from Candidatus Atribacteria bacterium encodes the following:
- a CDS encoding ArsR family transcriptional regulator, whose product is MEAAIKIFKALSDETRLRIYLLLLQGECCVCELVNILNMEQSRISHSVRILKEAGLVINRREGKWIIYAVNPETENNRIIKSLKNELKLPEQDLKNISKCKEEKIREKFKCN